In Mucinivorans hirudinis, the DNA window GCAGGGCGGGAAAGCCAGCCAAACACCTCGCAAGAGGCGTGCGGATGAGTTTCTAACACACAGCAAAGCATCGAATTCATTCGGTGCTTTGCTGTGTGTTGTATCTTAAATTGCTAACCCAACTTCAACGCAGTATGTATGCAAATCTGCTATTCTTTATCCCAACTTCAACGCAGTATGTATGCAAATTTGCTGTTCTTTAACCCAACTTCAACGCCAAAAGTTTTTTCAGTGTTTTTTTGCTCAAAAACGGGGGTGATTTCATACTATTGAGTTGATTTTCAGAAGATGCTTATTTGGTGAAGTGCTTTGTAATACCCACGGGAGTAAATTTTATGTTGTACCTTAGCGGGCATGTACTTCACATCGAACATACGCTTGAGCCCCGAGCACGGCAGGGAACTCCCTTATTATAAAATCAAGGAGTCCTTCCGTGACGTTATAGGACGTGTGCATACCCGTGTAATGTTGACTCCGGGCTATCTTCCCGATTTGTGCAGCGATGAGATTGTGCAGATTCGCCGCGGTCTGACCTATATGATGGAGCAGAGTGCGTATATCCCAGCTCAGCAGGCGATGTTTACTGCCGATCCCAGAGGAGAGTACAGTGAAAAGGTTCGTGGATACATCGAGAAGTTTTGGAGTCAGATAAAGGATAGCGGCAAGATTGATTCCGCACGGGCAAGTTATGATGAGGCAGATGGCAAATCAAAATCAGCCAAGACCAGGCTGAGCAACGCTTTGGTACATACTTCCTGCGCACCAACGTAGCCACCCTTGACGAGCGATCTGCGTGGGACTACTATAACTTGATTAGAGAGATAGAGACATCAAACCGGCAACTCAAAACAGACCTGTAATTGCGCCCCATATACCATCAGACAGATGACAACTCCGACGCCCATCTATTCTTCGGACTCCTATCATACTGGATTGTAAACACGCTTCGACACAAACTAGTCGTTCCTTAAAATTAGTTTATTTCATTGGATATTAGCAATATATCTTGCGGTTTTCTTGTATAATTCGACAGGAATTTGTATCTTTGTGTTATAAAAGTCTGCAAATTATGCTTGGAAAGTTACCTGAAAAAGGGCAGATGGATTTGTTCCGTCCGATGTTGGATGGTTTTATAGATGAGCGCCACGAATTGGTCGCTTTGGCTAATGCTATTGATTGGTCTTATTTTGAGAAAGAGTTTAGATGTTACTACTCTGAGTTTGGTGCTCCGTCAGTTCCCTTGCGCCAAATCATCGGTTGCTTGTTGTTGAAGCAGATGTATAATCTTGGTGATGAGACAATAGCTAAGGCGTGGGTTATGAATCCATACTTTCAGTACTTTTGTGGTAGCCATTTTTTCGAGCATAATTTTCCTTTTGATCCAAGTGATTTTGTCCATTTCCGTAAACGTATTGGCGAGGCTGGTTTTGAGAAGATTTTTGCATACAGCGTTACCTTGCACGGCGAGTCGGTGGAAAAATCGAGCAAGTTTGTGCTTTCCGACACTACTGTTCAGGAGAACAATACCACTTTTCCCACTGATGCTAAATTGTGTAAGAAGGTCATAGATAAGTGTAATAAAATAGCTAAGGCAGAGGGTATTTCGCAACGTAGGTCTTACACTCGCGAGAGTAAGCAGTTGGTTCGCGACACCCACAACTCGAAGCACCCCAAGCGTGCCAAGATGGCGCGCCGGGCACAACGACGATTGAGAACTATTGCCAAGACGCAGCTTCGAGAGTTGAAGCGTAAGATGAGTGAGGAGCAACTTGAAAAATATTCAGAGATACTGAATCTTTGCGAGATGGTAGTCAATCAACAAAAGGGCGACAGCAATAAGATTTATAGTCTTCATAAACCTTTTACCAAATGTATAGCTAAGGGTAAGGCTCACAAGCAGTATGAGTTTGGCAATAAGGTTGGCTTGACAGCTACAGGTAGCAGGGGCAGGAAGATTATCACATCCATACGTGCATTTGTGGACAACCTCTACGATGGGCATACCATTGAGCCGTTACTTTCTCAGATGGTTAGTAACAACATCTCTCTTCCTAAGGAGGTGGTTTACGATAGAGGTGGCAAGGGTGCCAAGCAGATAATGGGAGTATCCATTCTTACACCGGATAAAGCTAAGGCTAAGGATAGTGCATACACAAAACGTCAGAAGCGTAAGAAGTTCAGGTCTCGTGCCGGCATTGAGCCGATAATTGGTCACTTGAAGTCGGACTTTCGTATGGCTCAGAATTACTTAATGGGCGAGCAAGGCATCCAAATCAATGCATTGCTGTCAGCTACAGCGTGGAATCTGAAAAAATGGATGGAGAAATTCAGAGAAAAGTTTTTGTGGCTATTTTTTAGAAAAGTTTTCGCGGCAGATTTTTATGGCTTTGCGGCGTAAAATGGATTGTTAAGGAGCGACTATTTATATTATGGGAATCTGGTTTGTAATTCTATTCATAGCGGAGATCGTAATCTTTCTGCTTTACATATATCTTTGGAAACGCTATCCTGCGTTGGGGATGCCATTTGACAGCCGTTATTGGGTTTTCAAACGGGCTTATCGTGCTTATGCCCCTGTTCGGCAGGGCAAGAAACTCTATAAAGTTTTCGCCGAAGAGTTTCTTTGTGTCTACAAGCGTGCCTGTGAGGGAAAAATCAAAAGCTATTCGGGCGAATATGCAACCGCAAACCGCCTATGTAACATTATCGAAAACCATCGTGCGACGGTCGAGCGTTACTTTTCGGGGCGTTTCACCTATTCCGACTATCTCAATATGATGAGCG includes these proteins:
- a CDS encoding putative transposase → MLTPGYLPDLCSDEIVQIRRGLTYMMEQSAYIPAQQAMFTADPRGEYSEKVRGYIEKFWSQIKDSGKIDSARASYDEADGKSKSAKTRLSNALVHTSCAPT
- a CDS encoding Mobile element protein; this encodes MLGKLPEKGQMDLFRPMLDGFIDERHELVALANAIDWSYFEKEFRCYYSEFGAPSVPLRQIIGCLLLKQMYNLGDETIAKAWVMNPYFQYFCGSHFFEHNFPFDPSDFVHFRKRIGEAGFEKIFAYSVTLHGESVEKSSKFVLSDTTVQENNTTFPTDAKLCKKVIDKCNKIAKAEGISQRRSYTRESKQLVRDTHNSKHPKRAKMARRAQRRLRTIAKTQLRELKRKMSEEQLEKYSEILNLCEMVVNQQKGDSNKIYSLHKPFTKCIAKGKAHKQYEFGNKVGLTATGSRGRKIITSIRAFVDNLYDGHTIEPLLSQMVSNNISLPKEVVYDRGGKGAKQIMGVSILTPDKAKAKDSAYTKRQKRKKFRSRAGIEPIIGHLKSDFRMAQNYLMGEQGIQINALLSATAWNLKKWMEKFREKFLWLFFRKVFAADFYGFAA